The Humulus lupulus chromosome 3, drHumLupu1.1, whole genome shotgun sequence genome window below encodes:
- the LOC133825666 gene encoding protein ALP1-like, which translates to MNKDVFKLFCGVLKEIFLLKNSRYLFVEEQVAMFLFVIGHNERHRVVAEQFQHSISITSHYFRKVLKAICRLSKELITPPSFDVTPPQIRFDTRFYPFFKNCVGAIDGTHISAHVLIDEQIPYRGRKVDTTQNVMRVCSFDMKFTYVVPGWEGSANDAQILLECATNPDYGFPMLPQGKYYLVDSGYTNMPGFLSPYRGERYHLGQYTDLNPIGKKELFNYRHSSLRNVIERCFGVLKARFPILKQMPSYDLRIQKYIVIACCGIHNFIRTNAKADVYFDRGEGNSEVHATTLQSTDGTLTDSVEFSISRTHICEMAHVRDEIADHIWRASRR; encoded by the exons ATGAACAAAGATGTCTTCAAACTATTTTGTGGTGttctaaaagaaatttttttattgaagAACTCACGATATCTGTTTGTTGAAGAACAAGTGGCTATGTTCTTATTTGTGATTGGCCATAATGAACGGCATCGTGTGGTTGCTGAACAATTTCAGCACTCCATCTCAATCACATCTCATTATTTTAGGAAGGTTTTGAAGGCAATATGTCGTCTATCCAAAGAACTAATTACTCCACCTTCATTTGATGTAACTCCTCCACAAATTCGATTCGATACAAGATTCTATCCATTTTTTAAG aatTGTGTTGGAGCTATAGATGGGACTCATATTTCTGCGCATGTTCTAATTGATGAACAAATACCATATCGAGGTCGAAAAGTGGATACAACTCAGAACGTTATGCGTGTATGTTCATTTGACATGAAGTTCACATACGTTGTCCCTGGATGGGAAGGATCAGCTAATGATGCACAGATTCTTCTAGAATGTGCCACAAACCCAGATTATGGATTTCCAATGCTGCCCCAAG GAAAATATTATCTTGTTGATTCTGGCTATACAAACATGCCTGGTTTTCTTTCGCCATACCGAGGGGAAAGGTATCATTTGGGCCAATACACAGATCTTAATCCCATAGGAAAAAAAGAGCTTTTCAATTATCGACACTCTTCCTTGAGAAATGTCATTGAGCGGTGTTTCGGCGTGTTGAAGGCCCGTTTTCCAATCCTAAAGCAAATGCCTTCATATGATCTAAGAATACAAAAGTACATTGTCATTGCTTGCTGTGGGATTCATAATTTTATAAGGACAAATGCAAAAGCAGATGTATATTTTGATAGAGGTGAAGGAAATTCTGAAGTACATGCCACTACTTTACAAAGCACGGATGGAACTTTGACTGATAGTGTAGAGTTCAGTATTTCTAGAACtcatatatgtgaaatggctcATGTTCGTGATGAAATTGCTGACCATATATGGAGAGCTAGTCGAAGATAA
- the LOC133824087 gene encoding probable serine/threonine-protein kinase PBL15, with translation MTSPNSTMNSSSAATTPRDKNSKQPWRPAFATSCCSAEDKTMFSKLSLCRNSKSTELSSKNIGPIPSFRRFSFSDLSRSSSTRINEDLAQNFGAELYDFQLSELRAVTQNFSSNYLLGEGGFGTVHKGYVDENLRQGLKPQPVAVKLLDIEGLQGHREWLAEVIFLGQLRHINLVKLIGYCCEDEERLLVYEFMPRGSLENHLFKRLSVSLPWGTRLRIAIGAAKGLAFLHGAENPVIYRDFKTSNVLLDSDFTAKLSDFGLAKMGPEGSETHVTTRVMGTYGYAAPEYVSTGHLTTKSDIYSFGVVLLELLTGRRAMEKSRPKGEQNLVDWVKPYLTSARRLRYVMDPRLQGQYSVKGAKEMALLALHCISLNPKDRPKMPTIIETLESLQHLKDMAVTCGQWPVSVSPSKSARTGVSTKVKMEFRGGNFRKSSPIFNPTQKT, from the exons ATGACCTCACCCAATTCGACTATGAATTCCTCTTCCGCCGCTACCACGCCGCGCGACAAGAACTCTAAGCAGCCGTGGCGGCCGGCGTTCGCGACGAGCTGTTGCTCCGCCGAGGACAAAACGATGTTCAGCAAGCTCAGCCTGTGCCGAAATTCGAAATCGACGGAGCTTTCGTCGAAGAATATCGGTCCGATTCCTTCGTTCCGGAGATTTTCGTTCTCGGATTTGAGCCGGTCGTCTTCGACGCGTATTAACGAAGACTTGGCGCAGAATTTCGGGGCCGAGTTGTATGATTTTCAACTGAGTGAATTGCGCGCCGTAACTCAGAACTTTTCGAGCAATTACTTGTTGGGAGAAGGAGGGTTTGGGACTGTGCATAAGGGTTATGTGGATGAGAATCTGAGGCAGGGCTTGAAGCCTCAGCCTGTGGCCGTTAAGCTTCTCGACATTGAAGGTCTCCAAGGTCACCGGGAATGGCTT GCAGAAGTGATATTTCTGGGGCAACTGAGGCACATAAATTTAGTGAAGTTGATTGGATATTGTTGTGAAGATGAAGAAAGGTTACTGGTTTATGAATTTATGCCCCGTGGAAGCTTAGAGAATCACTTGTTCAAAA GACTGTCAGTGTCATTACCATGGGGAACAAGGTTAAGAATTGCAATTGGAGCAGCCAAAGGTCTTGCTTTCTTGCATGGAGCTGAAAATCCTGTCATATATCGCGATTTCAAAACTTCAAATGTCTTACTAGACTCT GATTTCACAGCCAAATTATCAGATTTTGGACTTGCAAAGATGGGACCAGAAGGATCAGAAACTCATGTCACTACAAGAGTCATGGGCACCTATGGATACGCTGCACCCGAGTACGTCTCAACAG GGCATTTGACAACCAAAAGTGACATATATAGCTTTGGAGTGGTGCTGCTAGAGCTACTAACAGGGCGAAGAGCAATGGAAAAATCAAGGCCAAAAGGAGAGCAAAACCTTGTGGATTGGGTAAAACCATACTTGACTAGTGCAAGGAGGTTGCGTTATGTTATGGACCCAAGACTTCAAGGCCAATATTCTGTGAAGGGAGCAAAGGAAATGGCCTTATTGGCATTGCATTGCATTAGTTTGAACCCAAAAGACAGACCTAAGATGCCAACCATTATTGAAACTCTTGAAAGTCTTCAACATCTCAAGGACATGGCTGTCACTTGTGGCCAATGGCCGGTGTCGGTGTCGCCCTCCAAGTCCGCCAGAACTGGAGTCTCTACAAAAGTTAAGATGGAGTTTAGAGGTGGGAATTTCAGGAAATCGTCTCCAATTTTTAATCCAACACAGAAAACATGA